In a genomic window of Dolichospermum sp. DET69:
- a CDS encoding SDR family NAD(P)-dependent oxidoreductase, with the protein MQERESPQILFDGNGTQSEFPDSCIHHLFEDQAAKRPDAIALIDGEQSLTYGELNVRANHLAQHLLSLGCQPDDLLAICIERSAELFIGLLGILKAGCAYVPLDVGYPADRIEYMLRDSDARVLLTSTDVAKKLALTLPALQECQTVYLDQEIFEYDFDFLAIAKLLHNQYLRLLHFYFYTLIQQCQVFQANSVSQGIQTQVLPNNLAYCIYTSGSTGNPKGILMEHRSLVNMLWWHQQTRPSVQGVRTLQFCAVSFDFSCHEIFSTLCLGGILVLVPEAVRQNPFALAEFISQQKIEKLFLPVIALLQLAEAVNGNKSTSLALCEVITTGEQMQITPAVANLFQKTGAMLHNHYGATEFQDATTHTLNGNPEGWPTLVPVGRPLHNVQVYILDEAQQPVPVGEEGEFCIGGVGLARGYHNLPDLTNEKFIPNPFGANGNAKKLYRTGDLARYLPDGTIEHLGRIDHQVKIRGFRVELGEIESVLTSHQAVRECAVVAREIAGHTQLVGYVIAKDTLNLSFDKLEPILRQHLEAVLPEYMIPTRFIKISDMPLTPSGKLDRRALPDPKGDRPGLSTPLVKPRTQTEKRLAEIWGNYLAVDIVGTHDNFFDLGGTSLLLTQAHKSLCETFNINLSAVSLFQYPTIQTLAQYIDCQGDTTSSDTASRYKKVRKKQSGDSNDIAIISVAGRFPGAETIEQFWYNLCNGVESITLFSDDELEQTLPELLNNPAYVKAGAVLEGIELFDATFFGYSPKEAAVMDPQQRILLECAWEAFERAGYNPETYPEPVGVYAGSSLSTYLLNNIGSALGIITEQPFIETDMEQFQAKIGNDRSYLATRISHKLNLKGPSVNVQTACSTSLVAVHMACQSLISGECQMALAGGISVVVPHKGGYLYEEGMIRSQDGHCRAFDAEAQGTIFGNGGGLVLLKRLQDALDDNDNIMAVIKATAINNDGALKMGYTAPSVDGQADVISEAIAIADIDASTIGYVEAHGTATQLGDPIEVAGLARAFQRSTDSVLGKQQCAIGSVKTNIGHLDEAAGIAGLIKATLSLQYGQIPPSLHYANPNPRIDFDATPFFVNTELREWSRNGYPRRAGVSSFGVGGTNSYIVLEESPVKQPTFFSSLPERSHHLLTLSAHTQEALHELVQRYIQHNETHLDIDLGDLCFTANTGRKHFEHRLAVVAESIPGLQAQLETAQTAISAQKKNAPPTIAFLFTGQGSQYINMGRTLYDTESTFRAALDRCETILQNLGIESILSVIFGSSEHGLSLDDTAYTQPALFAIEYALYQLWKSWGIQPSVVIGHSVGEYVSACVAGVFSLEDGLKLIAERGRLIQALPRDGSMVSVMASEKRIADIILPYGGQVAIAAINGPESVVISGQQQAIDAICAILETEGIKSKKLNVSHAFHSPLVEAMLDSFLQVAQEVTYSEPQIKLISNVTGTLASHESCPDELPITTAEYWVRHVRQPVRFAAGMESLEGQGVNVFIEIGPKPVLLGMGRDCLPEQEGLWLPSLRPKQDDWQQVLSSLRDLYLAGVTVDWSNFDQGYVRRRVPLPTYPWQRERHWVEPIIRHRQSVLQATNTTKLTRNATVAQHPLLGQRLHLSRTQEIYFQTFIHSDFPIWVADHKVFGNVIIPGVAYFEMALAAGKTLKPDSIFWLEDVSIAQALIIPNEGQTVQIVLSPQEESAYFFEILSLEKENSWVLHASGKLVAQEQVLETEPIDLIALQAHCSEEVSVDVLYQEEMARRLDMGPMMRGVKQIWRYPLSFAKSHDAIALAKVSLPEILLHESNAYQFHPVILDAGLQMITVSYPEANQGQTYVPVGIEGLQVYGRPSSELWCRAQYRTPLDTDQRQGIDLLPKKLIADLHLFDTQGRVVAIMFGVQSVLVGREAMLRTQDAWQNWLYQVQWEPQARFGLLPNYLPTPDQIRKRLETKLETLIITADLANYAIAYTQLERLSLAYVVAALGQMGWLFQPGERFSTAQKVSALGVIDQHRQLFARLLDILAEADILRNENSMTTWEVISYPETIDIQVLLNELEAKAAAAEVTLVSRCSAKLAEVLQGKCDPIQLLFPAGDTTTLSKLYREAPVLGVTNTLVQEALLSALEQLPPERGWRILEIGAGTGGTTAYLLPHLPGDQTEYVFTDISAFFLAKAEERFKNYPFVRYQVLDIEQAPQAQGFEPQIYDLIVAADVLHATSDLRQTLAHIRQLLAPGGMLILMEDSEPARWADLTFGLTEGWWKFTDRDLRPNHPLLSPEQWQILLSEMGFSQTTALWTKIDGHHKLPREAVIVARNQPAMRTPRRWLLLADEEIGGLLAKQLREEGEDCILLLPGEKYAEKDSQTFTINPENLEEWQRLLKRSPNIQEIVHCWSMISTSLDRGTSLSCNSTLHLVQALANYPKNPRLSLVTLGAQAVNEHHVQNVVGSALWGMGKVIALEHPELRVVQVDLDPNAKVEMQVESLKSELFATEEPVSATSASDLQTRSHEKQIAFREQTRYVARLSPLDRPNLREEGTQEAFTFCDDGSYLIAGGLGGLGLVVARFLVTNGARHLVLVGRRGAREEQQAQLSELAQLGASVKVVQADIADAEQLAQALAAATYPPLRGVIHAAGTLNDGILQQQSWQAFKEVMNPKVAGAWNLHTLTKNQPLEFFVLFSSATSLLGNAGQANHAAANAFLDGLASYRRHLGLPSLSINWGTWSEVGIAARLGLDKLSSKQGEGSITLEEGLQILEQLLKDESAVHQVGVMPINWPQFLARQLTPRPFFSDVMKSIDTSLGKLTLQDRDSRPQGYGHNIRAQLEKAPPKEGLTLLQVHVREQVSQVLGIDAKILLAEQDVGFFTLGMDSLTSIELRNRLQASLGCSLSSTLAFDYPTQQALVNYLASELLGTPEQLQEPESDEEDEISSMDDIVQLLSAKLEMEI; encoded by the coding sequence ATGCAAGAGAGAGAAAGCCCACAGATACTATTTGATGGGAATGGAACACAATCTGAGTTTCCAGATAGTTGCATTCACCACTTGTTCGAGGATCAAGCCGCAAAGCGACCGGATGCGATCGCTCTCATTGACGGTGAGCAATCCCTTACCTACGGGGAACTAAATGTACGCGCTAACCACCTAGCCCAGCATCTCTTGTCCCTAGGCTGTCAACCCGATGACCTCCTCGCCATCTGCATCGAGCGTTCGGCAGAACTCTTTATTGGTTTGTTGGGTATCCTAAAAGCCGGATGTGCCTATGTGCCTTTGGATGTAGGCTATCCTGCCGATCGCATAGAGTATATGTTGCGGGACTCGGATGCGCGTGTTTTACTAACCTCTACGGATGTCGCTAAGAAACTTGCCTTAACCTTACCTGCGTTGCAAGAGTGCCAAACCGTCTATTTAGATCAAGAGATTTTTGAGTATGATTTTGATTTTTTAGCGATAGCTAAACTATTACATAACCAATACTTGAGATTATTACATTTTTATTTTTATACCTTGATTCAGCAATGCCAGGTTTTTCAGGCAAATTCGGTTTCCCAAGGGATTCAGACACAGGTTCTCCCCAATAATCTCGCTTACTGCATTTACACCTCTGGCTCTACCGGAAATCCCAAAGGGATCTTAATGGAACATCGCTCACTGGTGAATATGCTTTGGTGGCATCAGCAAACGCGGCCTTCGGTTCAGGGTGTTAGGACGCTGCAATTTTGTGCAGTCAGCTTTGACTTTTCCTGCCATGAAATTTTTTCTACCCTCTGTCTTGGCGGGATATTGGTCTTGGTGCCAGAGGCAGTGCGCCAAAATCCCTTTGCATTGGCTGAGTTTATCAGTCAACAGAAAATTGAAAAATTGTTTCTTCCCGTTATAGCATTACTACAGTTAGCCGAAGCTGTGAATGGGAATAAAAGCACCTCCCTCGCGCTTTGCGAAGTTATCACTACCGGGGAGCAGATGCAGATTACACCTGCCGTCGCTAACCTCTTTCAGAAAACCGGGGCGATGTTGCATAATCACTACGGGGCAACGGAATTTCAAGATGCCACCACTCATACCCTCAATGGCAATCCAGAGGGCTGGCCAACACTGGTGCCAGTGGGTCGTCCACTGCACAATGTTCAAGTCTATATTCTAGATGAGGCACAGCAACCTGTACCTGTTGGTGAAGAGGGTGAATTCTGTATTGGTGGTGTTGGACTGGCTCGTGGCTATCACAATTTGCCTGACCTAACGAATGAGAAATTTATTCCCAATCCATTTGGGGCTAATGGGAACGCTAAAAAACTCTACCGCACAGGGGACTTGGCACGCTACCTACCCGACGGCACGATTGAGCATTTAGGACGGATAGACCACCAGGTTAAGATCCGAGGTTTCCGCGTGGAATTGGGGGAAATCGAGTCCGTGCTGACAAGTCACCAAGCTGTGCGTGAATGTGCCGTTGTGGCAAGGGAGATTGCAGGTCATACACAGTTAGTAGGGTATGTTATAGCAAAGGATACACTTAACCTCAGTTTCGACAAACTTGAACCTATCCTGCGTCAACATTTGGAAGCAGTGCTGCCAGAATACATGATACCCACTCGGTTCATCAAGATCAGCGATATGCCGTTGACTCCCAGTGGTAAACTTGACCGCAGGGCATTACCTGATCCCAAAGGCGATCGCCCTGGATTGTCTACCCCACTTGTCAAGCCTCGTACCCAGACAGAGAAACGTTTAGCAGAGATTTGGGGCAATTATCTTGCTGTAGATATTGTGGGAACCCACGACAATTTCTTTGATCTAGGCGGTACGTCACTGCTATTAACCCAAGCGCACAAATCCCTGTGCGAGACCTTTAATATTAATTTGTCCGCTGTCTCACTCTTTCAATATCCCACAATTCAGACATTGGCACAATATATTGATTGCCAAGGAGACACAACCTCAAGCGATACAGCATCCAGGTACAAGAAAGTACGTAAAAAGCAGTCCGGTGACAGCAACGATATTGCCATCATCAGTGTAGCAGGTCGCTTTCCGGGTGCTGAAACGATTGAGCAGTTCTGGTATAATCTCTGTAATGGTGTTGAATCCATCACCCTTTTTAGTGATGATGAGCTAGAGCAGACTTTGCCTGAGTTACTTAATAATCCCGCTTATGTCAAAGCAGGTGCGGTGCTAGAGGGCATTGAATTATTTGATGCTACCTTTTTTGGCTACAGCCCCAAAGAAGCTGCGGTGATGGATCCTCAGCAACGGATTTTGCTAGAGTGTGCCTGGGAAGCATTTGAACGGGCTGGCTACAACCCCGAAACCTATCCAGAACCAGTTGGTGTTTATGCTGGTTCAAGCCTGAGTACCTATCTGCTCAACAATATTGGCTCTGCTTTAGGCATAATTACCGAGCAACCCTTTATTGAAACGGATATGGAGCAGTTTCAGGCTAAAATTGGCAATGACCGGAGCTATCTTGCTACACGCATCTCTCACAAGCTGAATCTCAAGGGTCCAAGCGTCAATGTGCAGACCGCCTGCTCAACCTCGTTAGTTGCGGTTCACATGGCCTGTCAGAGTCTCATTAGTGGGGAGTGTCAAATGGCTTTAGCCGGTGGCATTTCTGTGGTTGTACCACACAAGGGAGGCTATCTCTACGAAGAAGGCATGATTCGTTCTCAGGATGGTCATTGTCGCGCCTTTGATGCCGAAGCCCAAGGGACTATATTTGGCAATGGCGGGGGCTTGGTTTTGCTCAAACGGTTGCAGGATGCACTAGACGATAACGACAACATTATGGCAGTCATCAAAGCCACAGCCATCAACAACGACGGTGCGCTCAAGATGGGCTACACAGCACCGAGCGTGGATGGGCAAGCTGATGTAATTAGCGAAGCGATCGCTATCGCTGACATAGATGCCAGCACCATTGGCTATGTAGAAGCTCATGGCACAGCCACCCAATTGGGTGATCCGATTGAAGTGGCAGGGTTAGCACGGGCATTTCAGCGCAGTACGGACAGCGTACTTGGTAAACAACAATGCGCTATTGGATCAGTTAAAACTAATATTGGCCACTTAGATGAGGCGGCAGGCATTGCCGGACTGATAAAGGCTACTCTATCTCTACAATATGGACAGATTCCACCGAGCTTGCACTATGCCAATCCTAATCCACGGATTGATTTTGACGCAACCCCGTTTTTTGTCAACACAGAACTACGCGAATGGTCAAGGAATGGTTATCCTCGGCGGGCGGGGGTGAGTTCTTTTGGTGTGGGTGGAACTAACAGCTATATTGTACTGGAGGAGTCGCCTGTAAAGCAACCCACATTTTTCTCTTCTTTGCCAGAACGCAGTCATCATCTGCTGACTCTTTCTGCCCATACACAAGAGGCTTTGCATGAGTTGGTGCAACGCTACATCCAACATAACGAGACACACCTTGATATTGACTTAGGCGACCTCTGTTTCACAGCCAATACGGGACGTAAACATTTTGAGCATCGCCTAGCGGTTGTAGCCGAATCAATCCCTGGCTTACAGGCACAACTGGAAACTGCACAGACTGCGATTTCAGCACAGAAAAAAAATGCCCCGCCGACGATCGCATTTCTCTTTACAGGTCAAGGCTCACAATACATTAACATGGGGCGCACCCTCTACGATACTGAATCAACATTCCGTGCAGCCCTTGACCGATGTGAAACCATTCTCCAAAATTTAGGGATCGAGTCCATTCTCTCCGTCATTTTTGGTTCATCTGAGCATGGACTCTCATTAGATGACACAGCCTATACCCAGCCCGCACTCTTTGCCATCGAATACGCGCTCTATCAATTATGGAAATCGTGGGGCATCCAGCCCTCAGTGGTGATAGGTCATAGTGTAGGTGAATATGTGTCCGCTTGTGTGGCGGGAGTCTTTAGCTTAGAGGATGGGTTGAAACTGATTGCAGAACGAGGACGACTGATACAGGCACTTCCTCGTGATGGGAGCATGGTTTCCGTGATGGCAAGCGAGAAGCGTATTGCAGATATCATTTTACCTTATGGGGGACAGGTAGCGATCGCCGCGATTAATGGACCAGAAAGTGTTGTAATTTCTGGGCAACAGCAAGCGATTGATGCTATTTGTGCCATCTTGGAAACTGAGGGCATCAAAAGCAAGAAGCTAAACGTCTCCCATGCCTTCCACTCGCCGCTAGTGGAAGCAATGTTGGACTCTTTCTTGCAGGTTGCACAAGAGGTCACTTACTCGGAACCTCAAATCAAGCTTATCTCTAATGTAACGGGAACATTGGCAAGCCATGAATCTTGTCCCGATGAACTCCCGATCACCACCGCAGAGTATTGGGTACGTCATGTGCGACAGCCCGTCCGGTTTGCGGCGGGAATGGAGAGCCTTGAGGGTCAAGGGGTAAACGTATTTATAGAAATCGGTCCTAAACCTGTTCTTTTAGGCATGGGACGCGACTGCTTGCCTGAACAAGAGGGACTTTGGTTGCCTAGTTTGCGCCCGAAACAGGATGATTGGCAACAGGTGTTAAGTAGTTTGCGTGATCTATATTTAGCAGGTGTGACCGTAGATTGGAGTAATTTCGATCAGGGGTATGTTCGTCGCCGTGTGCCACTACCGACTTATCCTTGGCAGCGAGAGCGGCATTGGGTAGAGCCAATTATTCGTCACCGGCAATCAGTATTACAAGCCACAAATACCACCAAGCTAACTCGTAACGCCACCGTGGCGCAGCATCCTCTGCTTGGTCAACGGCTGCATTTGTCGCGGACTCAAGAGATTTACTTTCAAACCTTCATCCACTCCGACTTCCCAATATGGGTTGCTGATCATAAAGTATTTGGAAATGTCATCATTCCGGGTGTCGCCTATTTTGAGATGGCACTGGCAGCAGGAAAGACACTTAAACCAGACAGTATATTTTGGCTCGAAGATGTATCCATCGCCCAAGCACTGATTATTCCCAATGAAGGGCAAACTGTGCAAATAGTATTAAGCCCACAGGAAGAGTCAGCTTATTTTTTTGAAATCCTCTCTTTAGAAAAAGAAAACTCTTGGGTGCTTCATGCCTCTGGTAAGCTAGTCGCCCAAGAGCAAGTGCTAGAAACCGAGCCAATTGACTTGATTGCGTTACAGGCACATTGTTCCGAAGAAGTGTCAGTAGATGTGCTATATCAGGAAGAAATGGCGCGTCGGCTGGACATGGGTCCAATGATGCGTGGGGTGAAGCAGATTTGGCGTTATCCACTCTCCTTTGCCAAAAGTCATGATGCGATCGCACTCGCTAAAGTAAGCCTACCAGAAATCTTGCTTCATGAGTCCAATGCCTACCAATTCCATCCTGTAATCTTGGATGCGGGGCTGCAAATGATAACGGTCTCTTATCCTGAAGCAAACCAAGGACAGACTTATGTACCTGTTGGTATAGAGGGTCTACAAGTCTATGGTCGTCCCAGTTCAGAACTTTGGTGTCGCGCCCAATATCGGACTCCTTTGGATACAGATCAAAGGCAGGGTATTGATTTGCTGCCAAAGAAACTCATTGCAGACTTGCATCTATTTGATACCCAGGGTCGTGTGGTTGCCATCATGTTTGGTGTGCAATCTGTCCTTGTGGGACGGGAAGCAATGTTGCGAACTCAAGACGCTTGGCAGAACTGGCTTTATCAAGTCCAGTGGGAACCTCAAGCACGTTTTGGACTTTTACCGAATTACTTGCCAACCCCAGATCAGATTCGCAAGCGGCTGGAAACAAAGTTAGAGACATTGATCATCACAGCTGATTTGGCCAATTATGCGATCGCCTATACCCAACTCGAAAGGTTAAGTCTAGCTTACGTTGTGGCGGCTTTGGGACAAATGGGCTGGCTGTTTCAACCCGGTGAGCGTTTTTCCACCGCCCAGAAGGTATCAGCGTTAGGAGTCATTGATCAACATCGGCAACTATTCGCTCGTTTGCTCGACATTCTAGCCGAAGCAGACATACTCCGCAACGAAAACTCGATGACGACATGGGAAGTCATTTCCTACCCGGAAACGATTGACATCCAGGTACTTCTTAATGAACTCGAAGCCAAAGCAGCAGCAGCCGAGGTAACACTAGTCTCCCGTTGCAGTGCAAAATTGGCCGAAGTATTACAAGGAAAATGTGACCCGATACAGTTGCTCTTTCCCGCAGGAGACACAACAACGTTAAGCAAACTCTATCGTGAAGCCCCAGTTTTGGGTGTTACTAATACTCTAGTCCAAGAAGCGCTTCTTTCCGCACTGGAGCAGTTGCCGCCGGAACGTGGTTGGCGAATTTTAGAGATTGGTGCTGGCACAGGTGGAACTACAGCCTACTTGTTACCCCATCTGCCTGGGGATCAGACAGAATATGTATTTACTGATATTAGTGCCTTTTTTCTTGCTAAAGCGGAAGAGCGTTTTAAAAATTACCCGTTTGTACGTTATCAGGTATTAGATATCGAACAAGCACCACAGGCGCAAGGATTTGAACCCCAAATATACGATTTAATCGTGGCTGCGGATGTCTTGCATGCTACTAGCGACTTGCGTCAAACTCTTGCACATATCCGGCAATTATTAGCACCGGGCGGGATGTTGATCCTGATGGAAGACAGCGAACCCGCACGCTGGGCTGATTTAACCTTTGGCTTAACAGAAGGCTGGTGGAAGTTTACAGACCGTGACTTACGCCCCAACCATCCGCTATTGTCTCCTGAGCAGTGGCAAATCTTGTTGTCAGAAATGGGATTTAGTCAAACAACCGCCTTATGGACAAAAATAGATGGACACCATAAATTGCCTCGGGAGGCGGTGATTGTAGCCCGTAATCAACCAGCTATGAGAACACCGCGAAGATGGCTGCTCTTGGCTGATGAGGAGATTGGCGGATTACTAGCTAAACAGCTACGTGAAGAAGGAGAAGATTGTATACTCCTCTTGCCCGGGGAAAAGTACGCAGAAAAAGACTCGCAAACGTTTACAATCAATCCTGAAAACCTAGAAGAGTGGCAACGTTTGTTGAAGCGATCGCCAAACATACAAGAAATCGTACATTGTTGGAGTATGATTTCAACTAGCTTAGATAGAGGCACTAGTTTAAGTTGCAATAGTACGCTGCATTTAGTTCAAGCACTAGCAAACTATCCAAAAAACCCTCGCCTGTCACTTGTCACCCTAGGCGCACAAGCCGTTAACGAACATCATGTTCAAAATGTAGTTGGATCAGCCCTCTGGGGGATGGGAAAGGTAATTGCACTGGAACACCCAGAGCTACGGGTGGTGCAAGTGGATTTAGACCCCAATGCAAAAGTTGAGATGCAAGTAGAATCGCTTAAAAGCGAACTTTTCGCCACCGAAGAGCCTGTATCAGCAACATCTGCATCTGATCTGCAAACGCGATCGCATGAAAAGCAAATAGCCTTTCGTGAGCAAACACGTTATGTGGCAAGACTTTCGCCCTTAGACCGCCCCAATCTTAGAGAGGAAGGCACACAAGAAGCTTTTACTTTCTGTGATGATGGCAGCTATCTGATTGCTGGTGGTTTAGGCGGACTGGGGTTAGTGGTGGCTCGTTTTCTGGTTACAAATGGGGCTAGACACCTTGTGCTGGTCGGACGACGTGGTGCAAGGGAGGAGCAGCAAGCTCAATTAAGCGAATTAGCGCAACTTGGTGCTTCCGTGAAAGTCGTACAAGCCGATATTGCCGATGCAGAACAACTGGCCCAAGCACTTGCAGCAGCGACCTACCCACCATTACGGGGTGTTATTCACGCGGCAGGTACATTGAACGATGGGATTCTACAGCAGCAAAGTTGGCAAGCTTTTAAAGAAGTGATGAATCCCAAGGTAGCAGGTGCGTGGAACTTACATACACTGACCAAAAATCAACCTTTAGAATTCTTTGTCTTGTTCTCTTCCGCCACCTCTTTGTTAGGTAACGCTGGACAAGCCAATCACGCTGCCGCAAATGCTTTTCTTGATGGGTTAGCCTCCTATCGTCGTCACTTAGGACTACCGAGCCTCTCGATTAATTGGGGGACATGGAGCGAAGTGGGAATTGCGGCTCGACTGGGACTAGATAAGTTGTCTAGCAAACAGGGTGAGGGAAGCATTACGCTAGAAGAGGGCTTACAAATTCTTGAGCAGTTGCTCAAAGACGAGAGTGCGGTGCATCAAGTGGGTGTCATGCCCATCAACTGGCCACAATTCTTAGCCAGGCAATTGACTCCGCGGCCGTTCTTCAGCGATGTGATGAAGAGTATTGACACCTCCCTAGGTAAACTAACCTTGCAGGACAGGGACTCTCGCCCCCAAGGTTACGGGCATAATATTCGAGCGCAATTGGAGAAAGCTCCGCCCAAAGAGGGTCTGACTCTCTTGCAGGTTCATGTTCGGGAGCAGGTGTCCCAAGTTTTGGGGATAGATGCGAAGATACTACTAGCAGAACAAGACGTGGGTTTCTTTACCCTGGGGATGGATTCGCTGACCTCTATCGAGTTAAGAAACAGGTTACAAGCTAGTTTGGGCTGCTCTCTTTCTTCCACTTTGGCTTTTGACTATCCAACACAACAGGCTCTTGTGAATTATCTTGCCAGTGAATTGCTGGGAACCCCTGAGCAGCTACAAGAACCTGAATCTGATGAAGAAGATGAGATATCGTCAATGGATGACATCGTGCAGTTGCTGTCCGCGAAACTAGAGATGGAAATTTAA
- a CDS encoding glycine amidinotransferase yields the protein MQTGIVNSWNEWDELKEMVVGIADGAYFEPTEPGNRPALRDKNIAKMFSFPRGPKKQEVTEKADEELNGLVALLESQGVTVRRPEKHNFGVSVKTPFFEVENQYCAVCPRDVMITFGNEILEATMSRRSRFFEYLPYRKLVYEYWHKDPDMIWNTAPKPTMQNAMYCEDFWEWPIEDRFERMHDFEFCVTQDEVIFDAADCSRFGRDIFVQESMTTNRAGIRWLKRHLEPRGFRVHDVHFPLDIFPSHIDCTFVPLAPGVVLVNPERPIQEGEEKLFMDNDWQFIKAPLPTSTDDEMPMFCQSSKWLAMNVLSISPKKVICEEQEHPLHELLDKHGFEVYPIPFRNVFEFGGSLHCATWDIHRTGICEDYFPKLNYMPVTASTNGVSRFII from the coding sequence ATGCAAACAGGAATTGTAAATAGCTGGAATGAGTGGGATGAACTAAAGGAGATGGTTGTCGGGATTGCAGATGGTGCTTATTTTGAACCAACTGAGCCAGGTAACCGCCCTGCTTTACGCGATAAGAACATTGCCAAAATGTTCTCTTTTCCCAGGGGTCCGAAAAAGCAAGAGGTCACAGAGAAAGCTGATGAGGAGTTGAATGGGCTGGTAGCGCTTCTAGAATCACAGGGCGTAACTGTACGCCGCCCAGAGAAACATAACTTTGGCGTGTCCGTGAAGACACCATTCTTTGAGGTAGAGAATCAATATTGTGCGGTCTGCCCACGTGATGTTATGATCACCTTTGGGAACGAAATTCTCGAAGCAACTATGTCACGGCGGTCACGCTTCTTTGAGTATTTACCCTATCGGAAGCTAGTCTATGAATATTGGCACAAAGATCCAGATATGATCTGGAATACTGCGCCTAAACCGACTATGCAAAATGCCATGTACTGCGAAGATTTCTGGGAGTGGCCGATAGAAGATCGATTTGAGCGTATGCATGATTTTGAGTTCTGCGTTACCCAGGATGAGGTGATTTTTGATGCGGCAGACTGTAGCCGCTTTGGCCGTGATATTTTTGTGCAGGAGTCAATGACGACTAATCGTGCAGGGATTCGCTGGCTCAAACGGCATTTGGAGCCACGTGGCTTCCGCGTGCATGATGTTCACTTCCCACTAGATATTTTCCCATCCCACATTGATTGTACTTTTGTCCCCTTGGCACCTGGGGTTGTGCTAGTGAATCCAGAGCGCCCTATCCAAGAGGGTGAAGAGAAACTTTTCATGGATAATGATTGGCAATTCATCAAAGCACCTCTCCCCACTTCCACCGATGATGAGATGCCTATGTTCTGCCAGTCCAGTAAGTGGTTGGCGATGAATGTGTTAAGCATTTCCCCCAAGAAGGTCATCTGTGAAGAACAAGAGCATCCGCTTCATGAGTTGCTAGATAAACACGGCTTTGAAGTCTACCCAATTCCCTTCCGCAATGTCTTTGAGTTTGGCGGTTCGCTTCATTGTGCCACCTGGGATATCCATCGCACGGGAATCTGTGAGGATTACTTCCCTAAACTAAACTATATGCCGGTAACTGCATCAACCAATGGCGTTTCTCGCTTCATTATTTAG